One segment of Rubripirellula amarantea DNA contains the following:
- a CDS encoding NAD(P)H-hydrate dehydratase, which translates to MSPALPSSAPVKLRSRASDSHKGSFGRVMLIGGSRGMAGSISLSSIAALKSGSGLVSAAVPDGCLETVASFHPAIMTRPMADDSRGRFAFEAAACIVDELAGVDAVGIGPGMTTAPGSLRMTERLLHQVHVPRVFDADALNALSIIGWREQPVSCRTGKRRDESESDQQESGGPEAAGCFGPLVLTPHPGELQRLVGVPAGERQQQIEASQELCRQTGVVVVVKGGPTVVVSADDKYVNTTGNPGMATGGSGDVLTGVITSLLGQGYSCWDAARLGVWVHGHAGDLARQEHGIVSMTALEILQSLPAAWSGLT; encoded by the coding sequence ATGTCCCCTGCCCTGCCCTCGTCTGCACCCGTCAAGCTTCGCTCTCGCGCGAGCGATTCGCACAAGGGAAGTTTCGGTCGAGTGATGTTGATCGGAGGTTCGCGTGGCATGGCTGGTTCGATTTCCCTGTCGTCGATCGCGGCGCTAAAGTCGGGCAGCGGTTTGGTGTCGGCAGCGGTGCCAGATGGTTGTTTGGAAACGGTCGCCTCGTTTCATCCGGCGATCATGACGAGACCGATGGCAGATGACTCACGCGGCCGTTTTGCGTTCGAGGCAGCCGCTTGTATTGTCGACGAGCTTGCGGGAGTTGATGCCGTGGGCATCGGCCCCGGGATGACGACGGCTCCGGGAAGCTTGCGAATGACAGAGCGGCTTCTGCACCAAGTGCACGTGCCGCGGGTATTCGACGCCGACGCGTTGAACGCCCTCAGCATCATTGGTTGGCGAGAACAGCCGGTGTCTTGCCGAACGGGAAAGCGACGCGATGAATCGGAGTCCGACCAACAGGAGTCAGGTGGACCGGAAGCGGCCGGGTGTTTCGGCCCTCTGGTTTTGACTCCCCATCCCGGAGAGCTGCAAAGGCTGGTTGGCGTTCCCGCCGGTGAGCGACAACAGCAGATTGAAGCCTCGCAAGAACTATGTCGCCAAACTGGCGTCGTGGTGGTTGTCAAAGGCGGGCCGACGGTGGTGGTCAGCGCAGACGACAAGTACGTCAATACGACGGGCAATCCGGGGATGGCGACCGGTGGCAGCGGCGATGTCCTTACGGGAGTGATCACGAGCCTGCTTGGTCAGGGATACTCGTGCTGGGACGCGGCGCGTTTGGGTGTTTGGGTACACGGGCATGCGGGCGACTTGGCTCGCCAGGAACACGGAATTGTGTCCATGACGGCGTTGGAGATTCTCCAGTCGTTACCAGCGGCATGGTCCGGGCTAACTTAA
- the larB gene encoding nickel pincer cofactor biosynthesis protein LarB, translated as MSNPAPDSIGPEQHSDGVSPYQVARVEGATVDLGRQARCGFGEVVYGEGKSAQLISRIAQAQLKNGQSVLVTRVDPSVAEEIDAAFANTKYHSLARTLRVAASPIDDTTDFSESDLHVAVVTAGSTDMNVALEAVETLRWMNVPVRLFEDIGVAGPQRLAAAAPQLCKASALVVVAGMEGALPSVVGGYVSAPIFAVPTSVGYGANLGGVTALLGMLTSCAAGVAVVNIDAGFKGGYMAGMVVRQLINASAAQTSP; from the coding sequence TTGTCCAACCCCGCCCCTGATTCGATTGGCCCCGAGCAGCATTCAGACGGTGTAAGCCCCTATCAAGTCGCACGGGTCGAAGGGGCGACGGTAGATTTGGGTCGCCAAGCTCGCTGCGGATTTGGCGAGGTGGTTTATGGGGAAGGCAAATCGGCGCAGCTCATTTCTCGGATTGCCCAGGCTCAGCTCAAGAACGGGCAATCCGTGCTGGTCACTCGAGTGGACCCGAGCGTGGCTGAAGAGATTGACGCTGCCTTTGCAAATACCAAGTATCACTCACTCGCACGAACGCTTCGGGTGGCAGCATCACCGATCGACGATACCACGGATTTTTCTGAGAGCGACCTTCATGTCGCCGTCGTGACGGCCGGCAGCACGGACATGAACGTAGCGTTAGAGGCTGTTGAGACCCTGCGGTGGATGAATGTGCCAGTGCGATTGTTTGAAGACATCGGTGTCGCCGGGCCGCAGCGATTGGCCGCCGCCGCTCCTCAACTTTGCAAAGCGTCGGCACTGGTGGTGGTCGCTGGAATGGAAGGCGCATTGCCGTCGGTGGTTGGCGGCTATGTGTCGGCACCGATCTTCGCAGTTCCCACTAGCGTTGGTTATGGCGCCAATCTAGGTGGCGTCACCGCGCTATTGGGCATGTTGACATCCTGCGCCGCTGGCGTGGCTGTGGTAAACATCGATGCTGGGTTTAAAGGCGGCTACATGGCGGGCATGGTGGTGCGTCAATTGATCAACGCCTCCGCAGCCCAAACTTCTCCTTGA
- a CDS encoding argininosuccinate synthase: MKSCVLAYSGGLDTSVILGWLQDQGYECHCVYVDLGQPCEDRQAIMKKAKDCGAASSHLIDVREELCRDFAFPVLAWQAKYEQIYLLGTSIARPLISKKCLQIAREVGATAYAHGATGKGNDQCRFQLAAEALDPKVEMIAPWRIKAFRDAFPGRTELIAYCNERNIPVKASTSKPYSSDENVLHISYEAGQLEELDVNGVELVDFGMGVSPQEAPDKAEKVTIGFESGVPVSLNGKTVSALEMVESLNQIGGRNGVGRIDMVENRFVGMKSRGVYEAPGMTILYDALMYIEQLTMDRDLMHLRDRMAPEVAEMVYYGFWYTPKMDALMAFIKEAQKPCTGEVTLQLYKGNIIVDSRTSPNSLYDAEIATMEGGGSYNQDDAEGFLRIQGLPSRVQGSVAPRPY, encoded by the coding sequence ATGAAAAGTTGCGTATTGGCTTACTCAGGCGGACTCGATACCTCGGTCATTTTGGGCTGGCTTCAGGACCAGGGCTACGAGTGTCACTGTGTTTATGTCGACCTGGGTCAACCTTGCGAAGACCGTCAAGCGATCATGAAGAAGGCGAAGGACTGCGGTGCAGCTTCTTCTCACCTGATCGATGTCCGCGAGGAACTCTGTCGCGACTTTGCCTTTCCAGTCTTGGCTTGGCAGGCAAAGTACGAGCAAATCTATTTGCTGGGAACTTCGATTGCACGACCGCTAATCAGCAAGAAGTGCCTTCAAATTGCACGCGAAGTGGGAGCAACCGCCTACGCGCACGGAGCAACGGGGAAGGGCAATGACCAATGCCGCTTCCAACTTGCCGCCGAGGCGCTGGATCCCAAGGTTGAAATGATTGCGCCTTGGCGTATCAAAGCCTTCCGCGATGCCTTCCCCGGCCGCACTGAACTGATTGCCTACTGCAACGAGCGCAACATTCCCGTTAAAGCATCCACGTCCAAGCCGTATAGCAGTGACGAGAATGTTTTGCACATTAGTTACGAAGCAGGGCAGCTCGAAGAGCTGGACGTCAATGGCGTTGAATTGGTCGACTTTGGTATGGGAGTCAGCCCGCAGGAGGCTCCTGACAAAGCAGAAAAAGTAACGATTGGATTTGAATCGGGCGTTCCCGTGAGTCTTAACGGCAAAACCGTCAGCGCGCTCGAAATGGTCGAGTCACTCAACCAGATTGGCGGCCGCAACGGCGTCGGCCGTATCGACATGGTCGAAAACCGCTTCGTGGGAATGAAGAGCCGGGGCGTTTACGAAGCTCCAGGCATGACCATTCTGTACGATGCGTTGATGTACATCGAACAATTAACGATGGACCGCGATTTGATGCACCTTCGCGACCGCATGGCACCCGAAGTAGCTGAAATGGTGTACTACGGATTCTGGTATACGCCGAAGATGGACGCGTTGATGGCCTTCATCAAAGAAGCTCAGAAGCCATGCACTGGTGAAGTAACCTTGCAACTTTACAAGGGCAATATCATAGTCGATTCACGAACAAGTCCTAACAGCTTGTATGACGCTGAAATCGCAACCATGGAGGGCGGTGGCTCTTACAACCAAGACGATGCCGAAGGCTTCCTGCGAATTCAAGGATTGCCATCGAGAGTGCAGGGGAGCGTTGCACCGCGACCCTACTGA
- a CDS encoding DUF1800 domain-containing protein: protein MRSTRSRLTRAFSVLLLGTVVVSSATAGTFETDSSAEASLLKRKVRAAIFLHRATFGPTIEEIDALAAEMVAKGTRKACSDWIDDQLALPASLHEPLAIDMYQGDGLVGDESDGDSVWIQRYKFHAWWHNALNAEDQLRQRMAWALIQILVTSEDGAGFNDRNLGNGRPTGQNLPRWLGVVDYYDTLVSGAFGNYRDLLENVTYHPIMGVYLSSMRNRKTDGVRVPDENYAREIMQLFTIGLYELNLDGSPKRTTQGELIPTYDNDTIQELAKVFTGLTFQPNASNNWNTFWSGNDFDLPMAMYQPEHDTTPKVLFGGAYTIDDPQSDGENEIDEALDILFEHDNTAPFIAYRLIQRFVKSNPSRGYVRRVARKFENNGQGVRGDLGAVVKAVLLDPEAWRSVRIVQRRSPDRVIVTSRGTEYSRLREPLLRYAHFMRSAHPTTNYGGDGLFRIRPIDWVIVQESYRSPSVFNFWLTDYQPAGDIVSFQPSRRITNGALVAPEFQMKTSVTSNYFIQLFIWQLDSAEFNVGNNQPDKKFFFNWDAEKAMVEASEGDEGLVNLVDYLDLLHCCGTMPQEYKDKIVEIVNYETRNQTADADYSKRRFVGAALAVLASPFCAIAE from the coding sequence ATGCGCAGCACCCGATCTCGGCTCACCAGAGCATTCTCAGTTCTACTGCTTGGAACAGTTGTCGTTTCCTCTGCGACGGCAGGAACGTTTGAAACGGATTCATCAGCAGAAGCTAGTTTGCTCAAACGGAAGGTTCGTGCCGCCATCTTCTTGCACCGGGCTACATTCGGTCCGACGATTGAGGAGATTGATGCGCTCGCAGCCGAGATGGTGGCAAAGGGAACTCGAAAAGCCTGTTCGGATTGGATCGACGATCAACTTGCATTGCCTGCCTCGCTGCATGAACCACTCGCGATTGACATGTACCAGGGAGACGGACTTGTAGGTGACGAAAGCGACGGAGATAGCGTCTGGATTCAGCGGTATAAGTTCCACGCTTGGTGGCACAACGCTCTTAACGCCGAAGACCAGTTGCGACAACGAATGGCTTGGGCACTGATCCAAATTTTGGTTACGAGCGAAGATGGTGCGGGTTTCAATGACCGAAACTTGGGCAACGGCCGACCAACCGGACAAAATCTTCCACGGTGGCTCGGCGTGGTCGATTACTACGACACGCTTGTCTCAGGTGCATTTGGCAATTATCGCGACTTGCTAGAAAACGTAACCTATCACCCCATCATGGGTGTTTATCTATCGTCGATGCGAAACCGGAAAACGGATGGCGTTCGCGTACCCGACGAAAACTACGCTCGCGAAATCATGCAGCTCTTTACGATTGGGCTGTACGAGCTCAACCTTGACGGATCCCCTAAGCGAACCACGCAGGGTGAATTGATTCCAACTTACGACAACGACACCATCCAAGAACTGGCAAAGGTGTTCACGGGCCTGACCTTCCAACCCAACGCATCGAACAATTGGAACACTTTCTGGTCAGGCAACGACTTTGATTTGCCGATGGCGATGTACCAACCCGAACACGACACGACCCCTAAGGTACTGTTCGGCGGCGCGTACACGATCGACGATCCGCAAAGCGACGGTGAGAATGAAATTGACGAAGCGCTTGACATCTTGTTTGAGCACGACAATACAGCTCCCTTCATCGCGTATCGTTTGATTCAACGGTTTGTAAAAAGCAATCCGTCACGTGGATATGTTCGGCGAGTTGCTCGAAAATTCGAGAACAATGGTCAGGGCGTTCGAGGTGACTTGGGTGCCGTGGTAAAGGCAGTGCTATTAGATCCTGAAGCTTGGCGTAGTGTTCGTATCGTTCAACGGCGATCGCCTGACCGAGTGATAGTGACATCTCGCGGTACAGAGTATTCCCGGTTGCGTGAACCACTACTCCGCTACGCTCACTTTATGCGTTCGGCTCATCCTACTACCAACTATGGCGGTGACGGCCTATTCCGGATTCGCCCGATTGACTGGGTCATCGTTCAGGAATCATACCGATCCCCGAGCGTCTTCAATTTCTGGCTCACGGACTATCAACCTGCTGGAGACATCGTCAGCTTTCAACCCTCGCGGCGCATAACGAACGGAGCACTTGTCGCCCCCGAGTTTCAGATGAAAACGTCGGTGACGTCAAACTACTTTATCCAGTTGTTTATTTGGCAACTCGATAGCGCAGAATTTAACGTTGGAAACAACCAACCGGACAAGAAGTTCTTCTTCAACTGGGATGCCGAAAAAGCCATGGTGGAAGCCTCAGAAGGGGACGAAGGCTTGGTAAACCTTGTTGACTATCTTGATCTGCTGCATTGCTGCGGAACGATGCCTCAAGAGTACAAGGACAAGATCGTTGAAATAGTGAACTACGAGACACGCAACCAAACGGCCGACGCTGATTACTCGAAACGTCGGTTTGTTGGTGCTGCACTAGCTGTACTTGCTTCACCTTTCTGCGCCATCGCTGAATAG
- a CDS encoding DUF1501 domain-containing protein, translating to MNSQPIIKRGLESRRSMLKMAGGCAALTNTSLLSTILNLSATNAAVAQSGNLTDYKAIVCLFLFGGNDSFNMITPTSGSDTSGERKNYLDSRGGVYAAGNGALGLAASQLHTINDPSGRTFGLHPELGDLKTLYDAGKLTFVCNVGSLVEPTTRAQYNTAASLPLGLFSHSDLQRHWMTSVPQTRSQVTGWAGRMADLLTNQTNNNDSVSMNIALDSVNMMQTGSGVVPYVIRSNGAQEVSWYSKNPTWYYPRMFSQLTDDVLSRSYGNLLERTFAEQNRTALDAAIGFNQATSSITTFDNLFANVSGDNDGNRLRGNFKMIAKSIAARDTIDQKRQVFFVGLGGFDNHDELILNQTSTMARVNSALSDFQAAMDLIGMTDNVLTFTASDFARTLNSNGRGSDHAWGGNQIVMGGPVNGNRIHGQYPMNLANVEDGLDLGRGRLIPTTSVDEMAAEIAMWYGIDNDTNLEQVLPNIRNFHAANAGAHPIGMLS from the coding sequence ATGAATAGCCAACCCATCATCAAACGCGGTCTCGAGTCACGCCGCAGCATGCTTAAGATGGCAGGTGGATGTGCTGCCCTCACTAACACATCGCTACTGTCAACAATCTTAAATCTTTCGGCAACGAATGCTGCGGTAGCCCAGTCCGGCAATTTGACCGACTACAAAGCGATCGTTTGCTTGTTTCTTTTTGGCGGAAACGATTCGTTCAATATGATCACCCCGACCTCGGGATCTGATACATCGGGTGAACGCAAGAACTACCTTGATTCTCGAGGTGGTGTGTATGCCGCGGGCAATGGCGCTTTGGGACTAGCCGCCTCTCAGCTTCATACGATTAACGATCCATCGGGAAGAACGTTCGGACTTCACCCAGAATTAGGCGATCTAAAAACGCTCTATGACGCAGGTAAACTTACGTTCGTCTGCAACGTGGGATCGCTTGTCGAGCCAACGACTCGCGCTCAGTACAACACTGCCGCCAGTCTTCCACTGGGATTGTTTTCTCACTCGGACCTTCAACGTCACTGGATGACATCCGTACCTCAGACACGCTCTCAGGTTACCGGATGGGCAGGCCGCATGGCAGATCTGCTGACAAACCAGACGAACAATAACGATTCGGTTTCGATGAACATTGCTCTCGACAGCGTGAACATGATGCAAACGGGGTCGGGCGTTGTCCCCTACGTCATCAGGTCTAACGGAGCACAAGAAGTTAGTTGGTATAGCAAGAATCCCACATGGTATTATCCAAGGATGTTCTCGCAACTAACCGATGACGTTCTTTCTCGTTCCTATGGCAACTTGCTTGAACGAACCTTTGCTGAGCAGAACCGCACAGCACTCGATGCCGCGATTGGATTTAATCAAGCTACCAGCTCAATCACCACTTTCGACAACCTGTTTGCAAACGTTAGTGGCGATAACGATGGAAATCGGCTGAGAGGCAACTTCAAGATGATCGCGAAGTCGATCGCAGCCCGCGACACGATTGATCAAAAGCGTCAAGTGTTCTTCGTTGGCCTTGGTGGCTTCGACAACCACGACGAGCTGATTCTTAACCAGACAAGCACCATGGCGAGAGTGAACTCAGCACTTTCTGACTTCCAAGCTGCGATGGACTTGATCGGCATGACTGATAACGTTTTGACGTTCACTGCCAGTGACTTTGCCCGCACGCTCAACAGCAACGGACGCGGTAGCGACCACGCCTGGGGTGGGAATCAAATCGTGATGGGCGGACCAGTCAATGGCAACCGAATTCATGGCCAGTATCCAATGAACCTCGCTAACGTCGAGGACGGCTTGGACCTTGGGCGAGGTCGCTTGATTCCAACTACATCGGTCGATGAGATGGCTGCCGAGATTGCAATGTGGTACGGCATCGACAATGACACGAACCTAGAACAAGTGTTGCCCAACATCCGAAACTTCCACGCGGCAAATGCGGGGGCGCACCCGATCGGGATGCTCTCCTAA
- a CDS encoding DUF1559 family PulG-like putative transporter yields MPRLIATTIVSLLLLTAFFFTVVRFGGRTMETLSNNRDQKASMRNLERIAKALNAYAADHGTYPPSMTLDSNNVPMHSWRTLILPYLGEQSLYDQIDFDLPWDDPKNRQVTDYRIPQVYVHPNAGPYAMGSGPDYFLITGPGTLFPKAAAFSPAEITDDPTQTLLVVEGAPSVPPMSWTEPMDLDFTLMRGSLLLNPGIEPGGLIEGGVAVATVDGRGHFIQDTIEPSVFLALVTPNGEERLPDDTLD; encoded by the coding sequence GTGCCACGTTTAATCGCGACAACGATTGTGAGCCTGTTGCTGCTAACTGCTTTCTTCTTTACCGTCGTCCGGTTTGGTGGAAGGACGATGGAGACTCTGTCGAACAATCGCGACCAGAAAGCTTCCATGCGCAATCTCGAACGGATCGCGAAGGCACTCAACGCCTATGCCGCTGATCATGGAACGTATCCGCCGAGCATGACGTTGGATTCTAACAACGTTCCCATGCATTCTTGGCGAACTTTAATCTTGCCTTATTTGGGCGAGCAGTCTTTGTATGACCAGATTGACTTCGACTTGCCTTGGGATGATCCAAAGAATCGGCAGGTTACCGACTACCGCATTCCACAGGTCTACGTTCATCCCAACGCTGGCCCCTACGCGATGGGCTCGGGACCCGACTACTTTCTGATCACTGGTCCCGGGACTTTGTTTCCGAAGGCCGCTGCGTTTAGCCCTGCAGAGATCACAGATGATCCGACACAAACGCTGTTGGTCGTGGAGGGCGCTCCGTCGGTTCCTCCCATGTCTTGGACCGAACCAATGGATCTCGATTTCACACTCATGCGAGGCTCGCTTTTATTGAATCCCGGCATCGAGCCCGGTGGATTAATCGAAGGCGGCGTGGCGGTAGCGACCGTGGATGGTCGTGGCCATTTTATTCAAGACACGATAGAACCATCTGTGTTTCTTGCTCTGGTCACACCGAACGGCGAGGAGCGGTTGCCAGACGACACTCTCGATTGA
- the dtd gene encoding D-aminoacyl-tRNA deacylase, translated as MRVVLQRVSHAAVEVDHQIVGQIEHGILALIGVSHDDTLQDAKWLAEKTTQLRIFADDQGKMNRSVLDVGGGVLVVSQFTLLGDCRKGRRPAFTAAADPAIANELYLHYADQIAATGIKVAKGIFAADMKVSLVNDGPVTMVIDRCEKTS; from the coding sequence ATGCGAGTCGTCTTACAGCGAGTCAGCCATGCCGCCGTGGAAGTCGATCATCAAATCGTGGGCCAAATTGAACATGGCATTCTGGCATTGATCGGCGTTAGTCACGATGACACCCTCCAAGACGCCAAGTGGCTCGCCGAGAAAACAACACAGTTGCGAATATTCGCAGACGATCAAGGAAAAATGAATCGTAGTGTTCTCGATGTGGGTGGAGGAGTCTTAGTGGTAAGCCAATTCACGCTGCTGGGTGATTGTCGAAAAGGTCGCCGACCAGCATTCACGGCAGCAGCCGATCCAGCAATCGCCAATGAATTGTATCTTCACTATGCCGACCAGATCGCGGCCACGGGGATTAAAGTAGCCAAAGGAATCTTCGCGGCTGACATGAAGGTCTCGCTAGTTAACGACGGACCGGTCACCATGGTCATAGATCGCTGCGAAAAGACATCGTGA
- a CDS encoding metal-dependent hydrolase, whose translation MADFKSHITGSTLVGVAYGYWGVVEQSMSLESSMLAGGLCAVSGMLPDLDSDSGIPLRETSMFVAAIAPMLMIDRFRDLGFSHEAMALAAMLVYISIRFVAVEFFKRFTVHRGMWHSIPAAASAGLIAYLIMPCPTESIRVYKSSAVILGFMVHLIMDEIWAVDIARGFRLKQSFGTALKFFGPSAIANTALYTLLGILIYFAMGDHAVVDRIRSRTLLERDYIARPDTPSNTFDLPWR comes from the coding sequence GTGGCGGATTTCAAATCACACATTACGGGAAGCACCCTGGTCGGCGTTGCCTACGGCTACTGGGGTGTGGTCGAACAATCCATGTCGCTTGAGAGCAGCATGTTAGCGGGTGGCTTGTGCGCGGTCAGTGGCATGTTGCCCGACCTCGACAGCGATTCGGGTATCCCATTGCGTGAGACCAGCATGTTTGTCGCGGCGATAGCACCGATGCTAATGATCGACCGATTTCGAGATCTAGGGTTCTCGCATGAGGCAATGGCGCTGGCGGCGATGCTGGTTTACATTTCGATTCGCTTCGTCGCGGTTGAGTTCTTCAAGCGGTTCACTGTCCACCGAGGAATGTGGCACAGCATTCCTGCGGCCGCGTCGGCCGGCTTGATTGCCTACCTCATCATGCCTTGTCCGACCGAGTCGATCCGAGTCTACAAGAGCAGCGCGGTTATCTTAGGTTTCATGGTCCACTTGATTATGGATGAAATCTGGGCCGTCGATATTGCGAGAGGATTTCGGCTCAAGCAGTCCTTCGGCACAGCGCTTAAGTTTTTTGGGCCAAGTGCAATCGCAAACACGGCACTGTATACGTTGCTCGGCATACTGATTTACTTTGCGATGGGCGATCACGCGGTCGTGGATCGAATCCGTTCTCGCACACTGCTCGAGCGGGACTACATTGCTCGACCAGATACGCCGTCGAATACCTTTGATCTTCCATGGCGATAG
- a CDS encoding CvpA family protein codes for MEIYDILMIVVLVAAMVFGAIKGFAWQLASIASIVVSYFVAMRFSEPFSHSIALESPWNRFLAMLILYVVTSLLVWVAFRMISHSIDRMKLSEFDHHIGAVFGLIKGGLYCILITLFAVTLGGTWARETVVRSKGGHYIADLLDRSESVIPPEIHQIVDPYLQRFDQQFNQPTGSGTLSPNAAQVASELIAPGGSWSPESAWQNPPTANPTTQPNNQWDSVPRQARQFDGNIQR; via the coding sequence ATGGAAATTTACGACATCCTGATGATTGTGGTCTTAGTCGCCGCGATGGTCTTCGGAGCCATCAAAGGATTCGCGTGGCAGCTCGCATCGATCGCTTCGATCGTCGTTAGCTATTTCGTTGCCATGAGATTCAGTGAGCCATTCAGTCATTCGATTGCCCTAGAGTCACCGTGGAATCGCTTTCTCGCGATGTTGATCCTTTATGTCGTCACATCGCTGTTGGTTTGGGTTGCGTTTCGAATGATCAGCCATTCAATCGACCGTATGAAGCTAAGCGAGTTCGACCACCACATCGGTGCTGTTTTCGGCCTTATCAAAGGCGGCCTGTACTGCATTCTGATCACGCTCTTTGCAGTGACACTGGGCGGTACCTGGGCCCGTGAAACTGTGGTTCGAAGCAAGGGAGGTCACTACATCGCCGACTTACTTGATCGCAGCGAATCTGTGATTCCGCCCGAGATCCACCAAATCGTCGATCCGTACCTACAACGATTCGACCAGCAATTTAACCAACCAACCGGATCGGGAACACTCAGCCCGAACGCCGCGCAAGTCGCTTCCGAGCTGATCGCTCCGGGCGGCAGTTGGTCTCCGGAATCAGCCTGGCAAAATCCTCCTACGGCCAACCCCACGACTCAACCCAACAACCAATGGGACAGCGTTCCTCGCCAAGCTCGACAGTTCGACGGGAACATCCAACGATAG
- a CDS encoding acetyl-CoA carboxylase carboxyltransferase subunit alpha, with protein MSAGPGLEFENDIAELESQIAQLARHTDRTDEVETQIRTLRLDLVKQLKETYASLDAWQTVQVARHKNRPYTRDYLNLAFDEFVELYGDKHFGDDRAMLSGFAKLDRFKVMVLGHQKGRTYKERAACHFGCAHPEGYRKAMTKMRLAEKYGLPLICFIDTPGAYPGIGAEERGQAQVIAESMFMMSRLKTPVICVVIGEGGSGGALGIGVGDRVAMLQHSYYSVISPEGCAGILWKSHEHAPKAAAALRFTSSDLKRLGVVDDVLEEPLGGAHRDHHQMASRLKGYLSKTLTELEAKSSQELVEERYEKFRRIGVFLEEAV; from the coding sequence ATGAGCGCTGGACCAGGCCTCGAATTCGAAAACGACATTGCTGAACTCGAAAGTCAGATCGCGCAACTCGCTCGTCATACTGACCGAACCGATGAGGTAGAAACTCAGATCCGAACGTTGCGTTTAGATTTGGTGAAGCAGCTGAAAGAGACGTACGCGTCGCTTGATGCATGGCAAACGGTTCAAGTGGCTCGGCATAAGAATCGTCCTTACACGCGAGACTACCTGAACTTAGCTTTTGATGAGTTTGTGGAACTGTATGGCGACAAGCACTTCGGCGATGATCGCGCGATGCTGTCTGGCTTTGCCAAGCTAGATCGTTTCAAGGTGATGGTTCTTGGTCACCAGAAAGGTCGGACCTACAAAGAGCGTGCGGCCTGTCATTTTGGTTGTGCGCATCCCGAAGGCTATCGCAAGGCGATGACAAAAATGCGGCTGGCTGAAAAGTATGGGCTGCCGTTGATTTGCTTCATCGACACTCCAGGAGCCTATCCGGGTATTGGTGCTGAAGAACGAGGGCAAGCTCAAGTGATCGCCGAAAGCATGTTCATGATGAGCCGATTGAAGACACCCGTGATATGCGTAGTGATCGGCGAAGGTGGCAGTGGCGGAGCTCTCGGAATCGGCGTCGGCGACCGCGTTGCGATGCTGCAGCACTCGTACTACAGCGTCATCAGTCCTGAGGGTTGTGCCGGTATTTTGTGGAAGAGCCACGAGCACGCTCCCAAGGCCGCCGCGGCTCTTCGTTTCACGAGCAGCGACCTTAAACGGCTAGGTGTGGTGGACGACGTGCTTGAGGAGCCGCTTGGTGGAGCCCATCGGGATCATCACCAAATGGCTTCGCGCCTGAAGGGGTATCTGTCTAAGACTTTGACAGAACTCGAAGCTAAGTCGAGCCAAGAACTCGTGGAAGAACGGTACGAGAAGTTTCGCCGTATCGGTGTGTTCTTGGAAGAAGCGGTTTAG